One part of the Solanum dulcamara chromosome 8, daSolDulc1.2, whole genome shotgun sequence genome encodes these proteins:
- the LOC129899406 gene encoding probable inactive histone-lysine N-methyltransferase SUVR2 isoform X2, giving the protein MTFFSSLFAHSPLLAFFGFLQQEALVQDEPEPPLKRQRLKNQSSQPNESLESQLQNQSPGVFDSPQSMGNESQRGSRPSLDRSKGKKPICSDSLPQEGFPSSQPSDVDKSLPVPRRAGSTSGSGIPVSPTKNALANHTFIKPKDEPITDDLPRLEVPVAIVRAGSSSKGKSSVASGSKGRQDDGNTLTTVVESDKNDGNPPCPGVANGKPETNTVTSSSALEIASSQSGEVKIILNYGSVLGRSDFHMPTLDAVVKLMDDKCLKEYKELDPNFSLMKVMKDVCQCFWEMGSESINKSSDE; this is encoded by the exons ATGACATTTTTCTCAAGTCTCTTTGCTCACTCACCTTTACTTGCATTTTTCGGTTTCCTTCAGCAAGAGGCTCTGGTGCAAGATGAGCCTGAACCACCTCTGAAAAGGCAGCGCTTAAAAAATCAATCAAGTCAACCAAATGAGTCTCTTGAATCTCAATTGCAAAACCAGTCACCGGGTGTTTTTGATTCCCCTCAGTCCATGGGCAACGAATCACAGCGTGGATCACGCCCATCACTTGATAGAAGCAAAGGAAAGAAACCCATTTGTTCTGACTCATTACCACAGGAAGGATTTCCTTCATCTCAGCCTTCTGACGTGGACAAGAGCCTTCCGGTTCCCAGGAGAGCTGGATCTACTTCTGGTTCTGGCATCCCAGTGTCACCTACGAAGAATGCTCTTGCTAATCACACTTTTATCAAACCTAAGGATGAGCCAATCACTGATGACCTGCCACGTCTTGAAGTTCCTGTTGCCATCGTCCGCGCAG GTTCATCAAGTAAAGGGAAGTCTTCAGTTGCAAGCGGTTCAAAAGGTAGACAAGATGATGGTAACACATTGACAACTGTAGTTGAGTCAGATAAAAATGATGGAAATCCACCTTGTCCAGGAGTAGCTAATGGCAAGCCTGAAACAAACACGGTTACATCTTCTTCCGCTCTGGAGATAGCTTCCTCACAATCTGGAGAGGTGAAAATTATCTTGAATTATGGCTCGGTTCTTGGAAGATCAGATTTCCACATGCCTACTCTTGATGCAGTGGTGAAGTTAATGGACGATAAATGTCTGAAAGAATACAAAGAACTTGATCCTAATTTTTCCTTGATGAAGGTCATGAAAGACGTTTGTCAGTGCTTCTGGGAGATGGGCAgtgaatcaataaataaatcatCTGACGAATGA